A stretch of the Bacillus sp. FJAT-18017 genome encodes the following:
- a CDS encoding DUF2877 domain-containing protein: MAGRNLYNASAIDRRLFADIASASTVFQLGSIHSVYTNVFNVLGADRKRLISIVNKRIPASPDTIVLEENIDMLNLCIEPGLPVFYHPYEHRIQVHGDPGFSLNRVNLLDSMNLKQSRGVQSGLKPICSNLVEFISTEGKEGGFKRVIEKQLGLCDSPSSFYEKALHSALCCFKRALQSKDAGRIILALKGFIGLGPGLTPSGDDFVTGFVSALYTLKHPLYEMIKGHFEELIEFSRKRTTTVSYFMLKHALEGRVNETVASLYEATHSQTASGYQSIERPLRRIAEIGSSSGTDLLAGIAYAFFITIEEDQNGSQSDYKEKLLL; encoded by the coding sequence ATGGCAGGGAGAAACTTGTATAATGCCTCCGCAATAGACAGAAGGCTTTTCGCGGACATTGCATCCGCTTCGACGGTCTTTCAACTCGGGAGTATCCATAGCGTATATACGAATGTATTCAATGTCCTAGGAGCCGACAGGAAGCGCCTCATTTCCATTGTCAATAAGCGAATTCCCGCCAGTCCCGATACAATTGTCCTGGAAGAAAATATTGATATGCTTAACCTTTGCATAGAGCCTGGGCTGCCTGTTTTCTATCACCCTTATGAACACAGAATCCAAGTACATGGGGACCCAGGCTTTTCTTTAAACCGAGTTAACCTGTTGGATAGTATGAATTTAAAACAAAGCCGTGGGGTCCAGTCAGGCTTAAAGCCAATTTGTTCGAATCTGGTTGAGTTCATTTCCACTGAGGGGAAGGAAGGCGGCTTTAAACGAGTGATTGAAAAGCAGTTGGGCTTATGCGATAGTCCTTCTTCTTTTTATGAAAAAGCCCTGCACTCTGCCTTGTGCTGCTTTAAACGAGCACTTCAAAGCAAGGATGCTGGAAGGATCATTCTGGCATTAAAAGGCTTCATTGGACTCGGCCCGGGCCTGACTCCTTCGGGGGATGATTTTGTCACTGGTTTCGTATCGGCACTTTATACATTGAAGCACCCGCTTTATGAAATGATTAAGGGCCATTTTGAGGAATTGATTGAGTTTAGCAGGAAGAGGACGACAACGGTCAGTTATTTTATGTTAAAGCATGCCTTGGAAGGACGAGTGAATGAAACGGTAGCGAGCTTGTACGAAGCGACTCATTCCCAGACGGCCAGCGGTTATCAATCTATCGAACGACCGCTTAGAAGGATTGCTGAAATCGGATCTAGTTCCGGAACAGACCTTTTGGCGGGTATTGCATACGCATTTTTCATTACCATCGAGGAGGATCAGAATGGCAGTCAAAGTGATTATAAAGAAAAACTCTTATTATGA
- the fdrA gene encoding acyl-CoA synthetase FdrA, translating to MAVKVIIKKNSYYDSVTLMSLSGKIQQQEGINEAIVSMATAMNKELLENVGMMTEEVNEASESDLIIAVKAEDESLLEETIELIQEQLTSKKNTKKGGGAKRVKTINAAVAEMPEANMAVISVPGEFAAREARQALEQGMHVMLFSDNVSIEDEKFLKDYASERGLFVMGPDCGTAIINHSGLCFANEVKRGNIGLVGASGTGLQEVTVQINRLGYGISQAIGTGGRDLQESIGGTMMLQGVNALLNDDATNVIVLISKPPAPVVQEKILAVVKESAKPVVVCFIDGEASEAEKAGAVFASTLFEAAKAAVKLSDPEFSIQKETDVRHDKWLLETKAQLAASQQFVRGLFCGGTLTAESLAILRRYTSNLKSNVAKKKEEKLQDPTTSSGNTLLDLGDDVFTVGRPHPMIEPSLRNKRIIQEAADPATAVLLLDFELGYGSHEDPVGETIETIKKAQVLAEKDNRHLPVIAYILGTPLDKQQYEQQERMLSEAGVFVARSNEEATLLAAALIR from the coding sequence ATGGCAGTCAAAGTGATTATAAAGAAAAACTCTTATTATGATTCTGTCACCTTAATGTCCCTGTCTGGAAAAATCCAGCAGCAGGAAGGAATAAATGAAGCAATCGTTTCCATGGCAACCGCCATGAACAAGGAGCTTCTTGAAAATGTAGGAATGATGACGGAAGAAGTAAACGAAGCGTCCGAAAGTGATTTAATTATCGCTGTAAAAGCTGAGGATGAAAGCCTTCTTGAAGAAACGATTGAATTGATTCAAGAACAATTGACCTCCAAGAAAAATACGAAAAAAGGCGGCGGAGCCAAACGTGTCAAAACCATCAATGCCGCAGTCGCCGAAATGCCCGAAGCAAATATGGCCGTCATATCCGTCCCAGGGGAATTTGCAGCGAGAGAAGCCAGGCAGGCGCTCGAGCAAGGCATGCATGTTATGTTATTCAGCGACAATGTTTCCATTGAAGACGAGAAATTCCTTAAGGATTATGCCAGTGAACGAGGTTTGTTCGTCATGGGTCCGGATTGCGGGACAGCCATTATCAATCATTCCGGACTTTGCTTTGCCAACGAAGTCAAAAGAGGCAACATCGGGCTGGTAGGTGCCTCTGGTACAGGTCTGCAGGAAGTTACGGTCCAAATTAACAGGCTCGGCTATGGCATTTCGCAGGCAATCGGTACAGGTGGACGTGATCTTCAGGAGAGCATAGGCGGAACGATGATGCTTCAGGGCGTGAATGCGCTTTTAAACGACGATGCGACGAATGTGATTGTGCTCATCTCCAAGCCGCCGGCACCCGTTGTTCAGGAAAAAATCCTTGCAGTAGTAAAAGAATCCGCTAAGCCGGTTGTGGTTTGTTTTATTGACGGTGAAGCAAGCGAAGCAGAGAAGGCCGGAGCCGTATTCGCCTCGACTTTATTTGAGGCGGCAAAGGCTGCAGTCAAACTTTCTGATCCGGAATTTTCCATTCAGAAAGAAACCGATGTAAGGCACGACAAGTGGCTGTTGGAAACGAAAGCCCAATTGGCTGCATCCCAGCAGTTTGTCAGAGGGCTGTTCTGCGGCGGAACCTTGACAGCAGAATCGCTGGCCATTTTACGGAGATATACAAGCAATTTAAAGAGCAATGTCGCAAAGAAAAAGGAAGAAAAGCTGCAAGACCCGACAACAAGCAGCGGCAATACGTTATTGGACCTTGGTGATGATGTCTTTACAGTCGGAAGGCCGCATCCGATGATTGAGCCTTCACTGAGAAATAAAAGAATTATCCAGGAAGCGGCCGATCCGGCAACAGCAGTCTTGCTTCTCGATTTCGAACTGGGCTATGGGTCGCATGAAGATCCTGTCGGCGAAACCATCGAAACCATCAAGAAAGCACAGGTCCTTGCTGAAAAAGACAATCGCCACCTCCCGGTAATCGCCTACATCCTTGGCACCCCGCTGGATAAACAACAATACGAGCAGCAGGAAAGAATGCTTTCCGAGGCCGGAGTCTTTGTCGCCAGAAGTAACGAAGAAGCAACTCTGCTAGCCGCGGCGCTCATTCGATAA
- a CDS encoding DUF1116 domain-containing protein translates to MTDATKLFTQPLKVVNIGTSKFKEDLDLQRVESIQVDWQPPAGGKIELVNALDQLANREEIDAANEEAVRRIKDAHPILIDIDQAINVIPGMHARKILHAGPPVKWENMCGPMQGAVIGALLYEGLASDEESARNLAASGEIDFSPCNEHSAVGPMAGIISPSMPVHIIENKVHGNKTYCTVNEGLGKVLRFGAFSAEVIDRLKWIEKIFMPALKKALLLSGGIDIKAIIAQALHMGDECHNRNKAATSLFFKEIAHYFLEADIEKQDIKEATAFIKNNEHYFLNLSMPACKAALEAGHGISNSTVVTTMARNGVEFGIRVSGMGQNQWFTAPANIVEGLMFPGFTKADAAPDLGDSAITETIGIGGFAMGGAPAIVQFVGGVVEDALDYSNQMYEITVSENTNYSIPNLDFRGTALGIDIRKVIATGILPVINTGMAHKVAGIGQVGAGIVNPPFACFEKALLSFEENYYQGV, encoded by the coding sequence ATGACAGATGCAACTAAACTATTTACTCAGCCTCTGAAAGTAGTCAACATCGGAACATCGAAGTTCAAGGAGGATTTGGACCTTCAACGGGTAGAATCGATCCAAGTCGACTGGCAGCCGCCTGCCGGAGGGAAAATCGAGCTTGTGAACGCCTTAGACCAGCTTGCGAACCGTGAAGAGATTGACGCTGCCAATGAAGAAGCAGTCCGCAGGATAAAGGATGCGCACCCGATTCTAATAGATATTGACCAGGCGATCAATGTAATACCAGGCATGCATGCGAGAAAAATACTCCATGCCGGCCCGCCGGTAAAATGGGAAAATATGTGCGGACCGATGCAAGGTGCGGTGATTGGCGCTTTATTATACGAAGGGTTAGCGAGTGACGAGGAATCGGCACGGAATCTGGCCGCATCGGGGGAAATTGATTTTTCCCCATGTAATGAGCATTCTGCTGTCGGCCCAATGGCCGGAATCATTTCACCATCAATGCCTGTCCATATCATTGAGAATAAGGTGCATGGAAACAAGACGTATTGCACAGTCAATGAAGGACTTGGAAAGGTACTTCGGTTCGGCGCTTTTTCCGCGGAGGTGATTGACCGCTTAAAGTGGATTGAGAAAATCTTTATGCCTGCTTTGAAAAAAGCTCTGCTACTCTCAGGCGGAATTGATATTAAGGCGATAATTGCTCAAGCGCTTCATATGGGCGATGAATGCCACAACCGGAATAAAGCGGCCACCAGTCTGTTCTTTAAAGAGATTGCCCACTATTTCCTTGAAGCAGACATTGAAAAACAGGACATTAAAGAAGCAACAGCTTTTATTAAGAACAATGAACACTACTTCTTGAACCTTTCCATGCCAGCCTGCAAGGCAGCTTTGGAAGCGGGACATGGAATTTCGAATTCAACTGTTGTGACAACGATGGCTAGGAACGGAGTTGAATTTGGCATCCGTGTGAGCGGTATGGGCCAAAACCAATGGTTTACCGCGCCGGCTAACATCGTCGAGGGCCTTATGTTCCCTGGCTTCACAAAAGCAGACGCCGCACCGGACCTTGGTGACAGCGCCATTACCGAAACGATTGGAATTGGCGGCTTTGCAATGGGTGGAGCACCGGCGATTGTACAGTTCGTCGGCGGAGTGGTGGAAGACGCGCTTGATTACAGCAACCAAATGTATGAAATAACAGTCAGTGAAAATACAAACTATTCAATCCCAAATCTAGATTTTAGAGGGACCGCACTCGGAATTGACATAAGGAAGGTGATTGCCACCGGAATCCTTCCTGTCATCAATACGGGGATGGCACATAAAGTGGCGGGTATTGGCCAAGTTGGCGCAGGTATAGTCAATCCGCCTTTCGCCTGCTTTGAAAAAGCTCTGCTCAGCTTTGAGGAAAACTATTACCAGGGGGTTTAG